A genomic stretch from Arthrobacter sp. KBS0702 includes:
- a CDS encoding FAD-binding protein: protein MPAYGGIERTSTVVIGTGLSGLAVASELQRRGVGAIVVDGLDLLGAGNPANTSSLQRCDAADAATLRERNEILRHLRNYAASHKLDIRNDVRALQLDHLDADGLGVGGLDAGEHLHDAAHRMQPWAVSTPNGILYADHLVLTRCAHSQLRRMLAELGVAAGQNLMGAMHALGMYLVGVGELITPTPKEVLRQAKLVGQAISAKVNPDGMPSLLPGGLALPA, encoded by the coding sequence ATGCCCGCGTACGGCGGAATCGAACGGACCAGCACTGTGGTCATCGGCACGGGGCTTTCCGGACTGGCGGTGGCCAGCGAGCTGCAGCGCCGCGGGGTCGGCGCCATCGTGGTGGACGGGCTGGACCTCCTCGGAGCCGGGAACCCGGCCAATACCTCCTCGCTGCAGCGGTGCGACGCGGCGGATGCGGCCACGCTCCGGGAACGCAACGAGATCCTGCGGCACCTGCGGAACTACGCCGCCAGCCACAAGCTCGACATCCGCAATGACGTCCGCGCCCTGCAGCTGGACCACCTCGACGCCGACGGTCTGGGCGTTGGCGGCCTCGACGCCGGCGAGCACCTTCACGATGCTGCGCACCGGATGCAACCTTGGGCTGTCAGCACCCCCAACGGGATCCTCTACGCCGACCACCTGGTCCTCACCCGCTGCGCGCACAGCCAGTTGCGCCGCATGCTGGCCGAGCTGGGGGTGGCCGCGGGCCAGAACCTGATGGGCGCCATGCACGCGCTCGGCATGTACCTTGTCGGCGTCGGCGAACTCATCACCCCCACGCCGAAGGAAGTCCTCCGCCAGGCCAAGCTGGTGGGACAGGCGATTTCCGCCAAGGTGAACCCGGACGGCATGCCCTCCCTGCTGCCCGGCGGATTGGCCCTGCCGGCCTAG
- the hutG gene encoding formimidoylglutamase gives MPSPATAVDVPPQPWTGRFDGDGAEHRRWWQAVTPYAAHPLGHRQPAGSSAPRPAVILGFGSDAGVRRNKGRVGAAAAPAAIRAALGPLAFHLDREVRDAGDVTVTGDALEAGQARAGLAITALLDAGAMPVVLGGGHETAFASYLGVAGSAAVREGLRVGVLNLDAHFDLRDEPVPSSGTPFLQMARAEAAAGRELQYAVVGISEPNNTPALFRTAAELGVDYLLDEDCSPEAAHAFVAAFLAQVDALYLTIDLDVLPASVAPGVSAPAAYGVQLPVISAVCRQVAASGKLLHLDVAELNPEFDVDGRTARVAARLINTLLR, from the coding sequence ATGCCTTCTCCCGCCACCGCCGTTGATGTCCCGCCGCAGCCCTGGACCGGGCGGTTCGACGGCGATGGCGCCGAGCACCGCCGCTGGTGGCAGGCCGTGACGCCCTACGCTGCCCACCCGCTCGGGCACCGGCAGCCGGCCGGCTCCTCCGCCCCCCGGCCCGCCGTCATCCTCGGCTTCGGCAGCGATGCCGGCGTGCGGCGCAACAAGGGCCGGGTCGGGGCGGCGGCCGCACCGGCAGCCATCCGTGCCGCCCTCGGCCCGCTCGCCTTCCACCTGGACCGGGAGGTGCGCGACGCCGGCGACGTCACCGTCACCGGCGACGCACTGGAGGCCGGGCAGGCGCGGGCCGGGCTCGCCATCACCGCACTGCTCGACGCCGGCGCCATGCCCGTGGTGCTCGGCGGCGGCCACGAAACCGCCTTCGCCAGTTACCTCGGCGTCGCCGGCTCCGCCGCGGTCCGCGAAGGCCTCCGGGTGGGCGTGCTGAACCTGGACGCCCATTTCGACCTCCGCGACGAGCCCGTGCCCAGTTCCGGTACCCCGTTCCTGCAGATGGCCCGGGCCGAAGCCGCCGCGGGCCGCGAACTGCAGTATGCCGTCGTCGGGATCTCCGAACCCAACAACACCCCCGCACTGTTCCGCACCGCCGCCGAGCTCGGAGTGGACTACCTGCTGGACGAGGACTGTTCCCCGGAGGCGGCGCACGCCTTTGTGGCCGCGTTCCTGGCGCAGGTGGACGCGCTGTACCTGACCATCGACCTGGACGTGCTGCCGGCGTCGGTGGCGCCAGGGGTGAGCGCCCCGGCCGCCTACGGCGTCCAGCTGCCGGTGATCAGCGCGGTCTGCCGGCAGGTGGCCGCGAGCGGGAAGCTGCTGCATCTGGACGTTGCGGAGCTCAACCCGGAGTTCGACGTCGACGGCCGCACCGCCAGGGTCGCCGCGCGGCTGATCAACACGCTGCTGCGGTAG
- the hutH gene encoding histidine ammonia-lyase, with protein MAPTHEPLTVTLGSSGVTPEDVVAVARHDAHVTISQDALDAVAKVRAHIDDLAHSETPAYGISTGFGALANRHIPGGLRTQLQKSLIRSHAAGMGPAVEREVVRGIMFLRAKTLASGRTGVRPVVLQTMVDVLNAGITPVVREFGSLGCSGDLAPLSHCALVLMGEGEAAGPDGTLYGPKGARPVAELLAAHGIEPVTLAEKEGLALVNGTEGMLGMLLMAIADLRELLTTADITAALSVEALLGTDQVFLPELHAALRPHPGQAAAADNMLRVLSDSPIVASHRINDTKVQDAYSLRCAPQVAGAVRDTVDHAALVASRELAAAIDNPVVLPDGRVSSNGNFHGAPVAYVLDFLAIAVADLSSIAERRTDRMLDPARSHGLPAFLAADPGVDSGLMIAQYTQAGLVSDNKRLAVPASVDSIPSSAMQEDHVSMGWHAARKLRRAVENLRRVLAIELVTSARALDIRTQLSGGELTPGPAGAAVIAVLRDVVEGPGTDRFLSPELEAADLLVASGKVRAAAESAVGNLA; from the coding sequence GTGGCCCCAACGCACGAACCGCTCACCGTAACCCTCGGCTCCAGCGGTGTCACCCCCGAGGACGTCGTCGCCGTCGCCCGCCACGACGCCCACGTGACCATCTCCCAGGACGCCCTCGACGCCGTCGCCAAGGTCCGCGCCCACATCGACGACCTCGCACACAGCGAGACGCCCGCCTACGGCATCTCCACCGGTTTCGGCGCCCTGGCCAACCGGCACATCCCGGGCGGGCTGCGCACCCAGCTGCAGAAATCCCTGATCCGCAGCCACGCCGCCGGCATGGGCCCGGCCGTGGAACGCGAGGTGGTCCGCGGCATCATGTTCCTGCGCGCCAAGACCCTGGCCTCCGGCCGCACCGGCGTCCGGCCCGTGGTGCTGCAGACCATGGTGGACGTCCTCAACGCCGGCATCACCCCGGTGGTCCGGGAATTCGGCTCGCTCGGCTGCTCGGGCGACCTCGCCCCGCTGTCCCACTGCGCCCTGGTCCTGATGGGCGAAGGCGAAGCGGCCGGCCCGGACGGCACGCTGTACGGCCCCAAGGGTGCCCGCCCGGTCGCGGAACTCCTCGCCGCGCACGGAATCGAACCCGTCACCCTCGCCGAGAAGGAGGGCCTGGCCCTGGTCAACGGGACCGAGGGCATGCTCGGCATGCTGCTGATGGCCATCGCGGACCTCCGCGAGCTGCTCACGACGGCGGACATCACCGCCGCGCTGAGCGTCGAGGCGCTACTCGGCACCGACCAGGTATTCCTGCCCGAGCTGCACGCCGCGCTCCGCCCGCACCCGGGCCAGGCCGCCGCGGCGGACAACATGCTCCGGGTGCTGTCCGACTCGCCGATCGTCGCCTCGCACCGGATCAACGACACCAAGGTCCAGGACGCCTACTCGCTGCGCTGCGCACCCCAGGTCGCCGGCGCCGTCCGCGATACCGTGGACCACGCCGCCCTGGTCGCCTCCCGCGAACTCGCCGCCGCGATCGACAACCCGGTGGTCCTGCCGGACGGCCGGGTCAGCTCCAACGGCAACTTCCACGGCGCCCCGGTGGCCTACGTGCTGGACTTCCTGGCGATCGCCGTCGCGGATCTCAGCTCCATCGCCGAACGCCGGACCGACCGGATGCTGGACCCGGCCCGCTCGCACGGGCTGCCGGCCTTCCTGGCCGCCGACCCGGGCGTCGACTCGGGCCTGATGATCGCCCAGTACACCCAGGCCGGGCTGGTCTCGGACAATAAGCGCCTCGCCGTGCCCGCGTCGGTGGACTCGATCCCGAGCTCCGCAATGCAGGAGGACCACGTCTCGATGGGCTGGCACGCGGCCCGCAAGCTTCGCCGCGCGGTGGAGAACCTGCGCCGCGTCCTGGCAATCGAACTCGTGACCTCGGCCCGGGCCCTGGACATCCGCACCCAGCTCTCCGGCGGGGAACTGACCCCGGGACCGGCCGGGGCCGCGGTAATCGCGGTGCTGCGCGACGTCGTCGAGGGCCCGGGCACTGACCGTTTCCTCTCACCCGAACTGGAGGCCGCCGACCTGCTGGTCGCCTCCGGGAAGGTCCGGGCCGCCGCCGAATCCGCCGTCGGAAATCTGGCCTGA
- a CDS encoding copper resistance CopC family protein — translation MRLTRQLPGALLGLITLLAFLLGAALLVAGPASAHDSVESTSPAAGATVPTAPEAVSLTLSERPLALGTQIKVNDAAGTNWADGAVQIVDNVASQKLKAGAPAGPYTVLWRVASSDGHPIEGTFGFTAAGAAPSAGAGAAAGGAAGTVPTLGTAQPGTTVAPTPVPDASQPFPWSIVLFVAVAVGILVALALSAKRRLNAGDDSVPGAGDSAGNGAGTNGAGSGEGGGS, via the coding sequence ATGCGTTTGACCAGACAACTTCCGGGAGCCCTGCTGGGCCTGATCACGCTGCTTGCGTTCCTGCTGGGCGCCGCGCTGCTGGTTGCCGGACCGGCCTCCGCCCACGACTCGGTGGAATCGACCAGCCCCGCCGCCGGCGCGACGGTACCCACAGCGCCGGAAGCGGTGTCGCTCACCCTCAGCGAACGCCCGCTGGCGCTCGGCACCCAGATCAAGGTCAACGACGCGGCCGGCACCAACTGGGCCGACGGCGCGGTGCAGATCGTGGACAACGTTGCGTCGCAGAAGCTCAAGGCGGGCGCCCCGGCCGGCCCCTACACGGTGCTATGGCGGGTCGCCAGCTCCGACGGCCACCCGATCGAGGGCACCTTCGGCTTTACCGCTGCAGGCGCCGCGCCGTCGGCGGGTGCGGGCGCGGCGGCGGGCGGCGCGGCGGGAACGGTGCCGACGCTGGGCACCGCCCAGCCGGGCACAACGGTCGCGCCGACGCCGGTGCCGGACGCCTCCCAGCCGTTCCCGTGGAGCATCGTGCTCTTCGTCGCGGTGGCCGTGGGCATCCTCGTGGCCCTGGCGCTGTCGGCGAAGCGGCGCCTCAACGCCGGCGACGACAGCGTCCCCGGCGCAGGAGACAGCGCGGGAAACGGCGCAGGAACAAACGGCGCAGGAAGCGGCGAGGGCGGCGGCTCCTAG
- a CDS encoding NCS2 family permease has protein sequence MLKQGSALDRYFKISERGSNFSREIRGGFATFFAMSYIVVLNPLILSGPDSSGGTLGFPAVAAVTALVAGILTILMGAWAKHPFALATGLGVNAFVAVTVATNPGLTWPDMMGLVVLSGVTMLILVLTGFRTAVFRAVPEGLKTAIVVGIGLFIALIGLVNAGFVRRIPDVAGTTVPVGLGFDGKLLGWPTLVFVIGLVLTIALVVRKVKGAILIGIISSTILSVILEFTLHIGPSFDGKTFNPQGWSLVAPKFTEWAAPDLSLIGKANPFGAFEHLGFVAATLLAFVILLSIFFDAMGTMVGLATEAGTIDKDGNIPNVDRVLQIDALGAIVGGGASVSSNQIYVESGAGIGEGARTGLASIVTGLLFLVAMFFTPLINLVPFEAVAPALVVVGFMMVSQVGKIDWQDWGIAIPAFLTFTLMPFTYSIANGLGAGFISFVLIRLVQGRAREVHPLMWAVAAAFLLFFGIGPIEAALGIH, from the coding sequence TTGCTTAAGCAGGGCTCTGCACTCGACCGGTATTTCAAGATTTCCGAGCGGGGGTCGAACTTCTCACGCGAGATCCGTGGCGGGTTCGCCACGTTCTTTGCCATGAGCTACATCGTGGTCCTGAACCCGCTGATCCTCTCCGGGCCGGATTCCTCCGGCGGAACGCTCGGCTTCCCGGCCGTCGCCGCCGTCACGGCCCTCGTGGCGGGCATCCTGACCATCCTGATGGGCGCCTGGGCCAAGCACCCCTTCGCGCTGGCAACCGGCCTCGGCGTCAACGCGTTCGTGGCCGTCACCGTCGCCACCAACCCGGGCCTGACCTGGCCGGACATGATGGGCCTGGTGGTCCTCTCCGGTGTCACCATGCTGATCCTGGTCCTCACGGGCTTCCGGACCGCCGTGTTCCGGGCCGTCCCCGAAGGGCTGAAGACGGCGATCGTGGTGGGCATCGGCCTCTTCATCGCCCTGATCGGCCTGGTCAACGCCGGCTTCGTCCGCCGCATCCCGGACGTCGCGGGCACCACCGTCCCCGTGGGCCTCGGCTTCGACGGCAAGCTCCTTGGCTGGCCCACTCTGGTGTTCGTGATCGGCCTGGTCCTGACCATCGCCCTCGTGGTGCGCAAGGTCAAGGGCGCCATCCTGATCGGTATCATCAGCTCCACCATCCTGTCCGTGATCCTGGAATTCACCCTGCACATCGGGCCCAGCTTCGACGGCAAGACCTTCAACCCGCAGGGCTGGTCCCTCGTGGCGCCCAAGTTCACCGAGTGGGCCGCCCCGGACCTGTCCCTGATCGGCAAGGCCAACCCGTTCGGCGCGTTCGAGCACCTCGGCTTCGTGGCCGCCACCCTGCTGGCCTTCGTGATCCTGCTGAGCATCTTCTTCGACGCCATGGGCACCATGGTGGGCCTGGCCACCGAGGCCGGCACCATCGACAAGGACGGCAACATCCCCAACGTGGACCGGGTGCTGCAGATCGACGCCCTGGGCGCCATCGTGGGCGGCGGCGCGTCCGTCTCCTCCAACCAGATCTACGTCGAGTCCGGCGCCGGCATTGGCGAGGGCGCCCGGACCGGCCTGGCCTCGATCGTCACTGGACTGTTGTTCCTCGTCGCCATGTTCTTCACCCCGCTGATCAACCTGGTGCCGTTCGAAGCCGTGGCTCCGGCGCTCGTCGTCGTCGGCTTCATGATGGTGTCCCAGGTCGGCAAGATCGACTGGCAGGACTGGGGCATCGCGATCCCGGCGTTCCTGACGTTCACGCTGATGCCGTTCACGTACTCGATCGCCAATGGCCTCGGCGCCGGGTTCATCTCCTTCGTGCTGATCCGCCTGGTTCAGGGCCGCGCCCGCGAGGTGCACCCGCTGATGTGGGCCGTGGCCGCCGCGTTCCTGCTGTTCTTCGGCATCGGCCCGATCGAGGCCGCGCTCGGCATCCACTAG
- a CDS encoding IclR family transcriptional regulator translates to MQAASANTEPIVAASAAPKPAARVASKVPAAENTLRILKLLASKRGPMAASNIATSLGLPRSSVYHLLGVMEANGFVLHLHEEQRYGLGISAFELSSAYSRQEPLSRLGRPMLATLVDVIGESAHLAVLHGRDVLYIVEERAKNRPSLVTDVGVRLPSHLTASGRAILAALPKSQVRALYPNAAAFTARHETESPITKYSALSSHLDQVRQRGYATEHGEVTPGFGSIAAAVTDHTGWPTAAVAVTFLEDKLPAEQWPVLAGRVKKVADDLSARIHGRPSPANPQ, encoded by the coding sequence ATGCAAGCAGCCAGTGCCAACACCGAGCCAATCGTGGCCGCCAGCGCCGCGCCAAAGCCCGCGGCCAGGGTGGCCTCCAAGGTGCCCGCGGCCGAGAACACCCTGCGCATCCTGAAACTGCTGGCCTCCAAGCGCGGGCCGATGGCGGCGTCGAACATTGCCACCTCCCTGGGCCTGCCGCGCTCCAGTGTCTACCACCTGCTCGGCGTGATGGAGGCGAATGGCTTCGTCCTGCACCTGCACGAGGAACAGCGCTACGGCCTCGGCATCAGCGCTTTCGAGCTGAGCAGCGCCTATTCCCGCCAGGAGCCGCTCTCCCGGCTCGGCCGGCCGATGCTCGCGACGCTCGTGGACGTGATCGGGGAGAGCGCGCACCTGGCCGTGCTGCATGGCCGGGACGTGCTCTACATCGTCGAGGAGCGGGCCAAGAACCGGCCCTCGCTGGTGACCGACGTCGGCGTCCGGCTGCCCAGCCACCTCACTGCCAGCGGGCGCGCGATCCTGGCTGCGTTGCCGAAGTCCCAGGTCCGGGCGCTGTACCCGAACGCCGCCGCCTTCACCGCGCGGCATGAGACGGAATCCCCGATCACCAAGTACTCCGCGCTGTCCTCGCACCTTGACCAGGTCCGGCAGCGCGGCTACGCCACCGAACACGGCGAGGTGACGCCGGGCTTCGGGTCGATCGCCGCTGCCGTGACGGACCACACCGGCTGGCCCACGGCGGCCGTCGCCGTGACCTTCCTGGAGGACAAACTGCCCGCCGAGCAGTGGCCGGTCCTGGCCGGGCGGGTGAAGAAAGTCGCGGACGATCTCTCGGCCCGCATCCACGGCCGCCCCAGCCCAGCCAACCCGCAGTAG
- a CDS encoding urocanate hydratase, with protein sequence MAPADFTTGARPVKAARGTELTAKSWQTEAPLRMLMNNLDPEVAERPEDLVVYGGTGRAVRSWAAFDAITRTLETMEKDETLLVQSGKPVGVFRTNEWAPRVLLANSNLVGDWATWPEFRRLEAEGLMMYGQMTAGSWIYIGTQGILQGTFETFAAIARKLTGDENGTLAGTLTLTGGCGGMGGAQPLAVTLNEGACLIVDVDESHLRRRAGKRYLDEVETDLDAAIAKVLKAKEERRGWSVGYVGNAATVFPEILRRHNAGELTVDIVTDQTSAHDPLSYLPEGITVEEWHREAAADPEGFTKKAQASMAKHVQAMVEFQDAGAEVFDYGNSIRDEARKGGYDRAFEFPGFVPAYIRPLFCEGLGPFRWVALSGDPEDIAVTDKAIKALFPENKHLHRWIDAAQERVEFEGLPARICWLGYGDRAKAGLLFNQLVREGKVKAPIVIGRDHLDSGSVASPYRETEAMADGSDAIADWPLLNALLNTASGATWVSIHHGGGVGIGRSIHAGQVSVADGTDLAAQKLERLLTNDPGMGVIRHADAGYDRAVEVAKERGVRIPMNESK encoded by the coding sequence ATGGCACCCGCCGATTTCACCACCGGTGCCCGCCCGGTCAAAGCAGCCCGCGGCACCGAGCTCACTGCCAAGAGCTGGCAGACCGAGGCCCCGCTGCGCATGCTGATGAACAACCTGGACCCCGAGGTCGCCGAGCGCCCGGAGGACCTGGTGGTCTACGGCGGCACCGGCCGCGCCGTCCGGTCCTGGGCGGCGTTCGACGCCATCACCCGCACCCTGGAGACCATGGAAAAGGACGAGACCCTGCTGGTCCAGTCCGGCAAGCCCGTCGGTGTCTTCCGCACCAACGAGTGGGCGCCGCGCGTGCTGCTGGCGAACTCCAACCTCGTCGGTGACTGGGCCACCTGGCCCGAGTTCCGCCGGCTCGAGGCCGAGGGCCTGATGATGTACGGCCAGATGACCGCCGGGTCCTGGATCTACATCGGCACCCAGGGGATCCTGCAGGGCACCTTCGAAACCTTCGCCGCGATCGCCCGCAAGCTCACCGGGGATGAGAACGGCACGCTTGCCGGCACCCTGACCCTCACCGGCGGCTGCGGCGGCATGGGCGGCGCCCAGCCGCTCGCCGTCACCCTGAACGAGGGCGCCTGCCTAATCGTCGACGTCGACGAGAGCCACCTGCGCCGCCGCGCCGGCAAGCGCTACCTCGACGAGGTGGAGACCGACCTCGACGCCGCCATCGCCAAGGTCCTGAAAGCCAAGGAAGAGCGCCGCGGCTGGTCGGTGGGCTACGTCGGCAACGCCGCCACAGTCTTCCCGGAAATCCTGCGCCGCCACAACGCCGGCGAGCTCACCGTGGACATCGTCACGGACCAGACCTCCGCGCACGACCCCCTGAGCTACCTGCCCGAAGGCATCACGGTCGAGGAATGGCACCGCGAGGCCGCCGCCGACCCGGAAGGCTTCACCAAGAAGGCCCAGGCCTCGATGGCCAAGCACGTCCAGGCCATGGTCGAATTCCAGGACGCCGGCGCCGAGGTGTTCGACTACGGCAACTCGATCCGCGACGAGGCCCGCAAGGGCGGCTACGACCGGGCCTTCGAATTCCCCGGCTTCGTGCCGGCCTACATCCGGCCGCTGTTCTGCGAGGGCCTCGGCCCGTTTCGCTGGGTCGCCCTGTCCGGCGACCCGGAGGACATTGCGGTGACGGACAAGGCGATCAAGGCGCTCTTCCCGGAGAACAAGCACCTGCACCGCTGGATCGACGCCGCGCAGGAACGGGTGGAGTTCGAAGGCCTGCCGGCCCGCATCTGCTGGCTGGGCTACGGCGACCGCGCCAAGGCCGGCCTGCTGTTCAACCAGCTCGTCAGGGAGGGCAAGGTCAAGGCCCCCATCGTGATCGGACGTGACCACCTAGACTCCGGCTCCGTCGCCTCTCCGTACCGCGAGACCGAGGCCATGGCCGACGGCTCCGACGCGATCGCGGACTGGCCGCTGCTCAACGCCCTGCTCAACACCGCCTCCGGCGCCACCTGGGTCTCCATCCACCACGGCGGCGGCGTCGGCATCGGCCGCTCCATCCACGCCGGCCAGGTCTCGGTCGCCGACGGCACCGACCTCGCGGCGCAGAAGCTCGAGCGCCTGCTCACCAACGACCCCGGCATGGGCGTCATCCGCCACGCCGACGCCGGCTACGACCGTGCCGTCGAGGTCGCCAAGGAACGCGGCGTACGCATCCCCATGAATGAAAGCAAATAG
- a CDS encoding sodium:proton antiporter, whose translation MFEAPSVVYTAAGIAVFIAAVLPKLLRRAPLSMPMVFLGAGMLAFTLMAALPDPDPLQHGEFVTSLTEVCVIVSLMGAGLALDRPLGRRQWSTTWRMLGLAMPLCIIGLTVLGLWFLGLGLGAALLVAAALAPTDPVLASEVQVGEPADEEAGTEREDEIRFGLTSEAGLNDGLAFPFVYLAIAISFVGASPSGWLGHFLAVDVLWRIGVGVLLGLATGKLLGRLFFTARHESVRLSNHSEGFVALAATFLAYGVTQMVEGYGFVAVFVCAVTIRAAERTHGFHRVMHSYVEQLERLLTVVILVLLGGAIARGLLAGIGWAEVLVALAFLLLVRPLAGWLGLARGKTGPRERIAISFFGIRGIGSLYYLAYALGHGNFGAQAEQLWAFVGLVVAMSIVLHGATTAPVMNRLDRLRERRAVEQHGDEGQAPHTAI comes from the coding sequence GTGTTTGAGGCTCCCAGTGTTGTCTATACCGCGGCCGGCATCGCCGTTTTCATCGCGGCCGTGCTGCCCAAGCTGCTGCGCCGGGCGCCCCTCTCGATGCCCATGGTGTTCCTCGGCGCGGGCATGCTGGCCTTTACCCTGATGGCCGCCCTGCCGGACCCCGACCCGCTGCAGCACGGTGAGTTCGTCACCTCCCTGACTGAAGTCTGCGTCATCGTCTCGCTGATGGGCGCCGGGCTGGCGCTGGACCGGCCGCTCGGACGGCGGCAGTGGTCAACAACCTGGCGGATGCTCGGACTGGCCATGCCGCTGTGCATCATTGGCCTGACCGTGCTGGGACTCTGGTTCCTCGGCCTCGGCCTGGGCGCCGCCCTCCTCGTCGCGGCAGCCCTGGCCCCCACCGATCCGGTCCTGGCCTCCGAGGTGCAGGTGGGGGAGCCCGCCGACGAGGAGGCAGGTACCGAGCGGGAGGACGAGATCCGTTTCGGACTGACCTCCGAGGCTGGCCTGAACGACGGCCTTGCGTTCCCGTTCGTCTACCTCGCCATCGCCATCAGCTTCGTGGGGGCGTCGCCGTCCGGCTGGCTGGGACACTTTCTGGCGGTGGATGTGCTCTGGCGGATCGGCGTCGGCGTGCTGCTCGGACTGGCCACGGGGAAGCTGCTGGGGCGGCTCTTCTTTACGGCCCGGCATGAGAGCGTCCGGCTGTCCAACCACTCCGAGGGTTTCGTGGCGCTGGCGGCAACGTTCCTGGCCTACGGCGTCACGCAGATGGTGGAGGGCTACGGCTTCGTCGCGGTGTTCGTCTGCGCCGTCACCATCCGGGCCGCCGAGCGCACGCACGGCTTCCACCGCGTCATGCACTCCTACGTGGAGCAGCTGGAGCGGCTGCTGACGGTGGTCATCCTGGTCCTGCTGGGCGGGGCCATCGCGCGCGGCCTGCTGGCCGGGATCGGCTGGGCCGAGGTGCTCGTGGCGCTGGCGTTCCTGCTGCTGGTGCGCCCGCTGGCCGGCTGGCTCGGGCTGGCCCGGGGCAAGACCGGCCCCCGCGAACGCATCGCCATCTCCTTCTTCGGCATCCGCGGCATCGGCTCCCTGTACTACCTCGCCTACGCCCTCGGCCACGGGAACTTCGGTGCCCAGGCGGAGCAGCTCTGGGCCTTTGTGGGGCTGGTGGTGGCGATGTCGATCGTGCTGCACGGCGCGACGACGGCGCCGGTGATGAACCGGCTGGACCGGCTGCGTGAGCGCCGCGCGGTGGAACAGCACGGCGACGAGGGCCAGGCACCGCACACGGCTATCTGA